The following are encoded together in the Hydractinia symbiolongicarpus strain clone_291-10 chromosome 14, HSymV2.1, whole genome shotgun sequence genome:
- the LOC130625370 gene encoding uncharacterized protein LOC130625370 isoform X1, whose product MIPFLLILLFGKSFSMQELFPYGYHEGDARLCKNMERLDLKFSMKLFYHEHEKIYIHQDGIISINKPLSDGIGLLSDKTVLAIYYKPVNRCLGGDIYYREEHKPTLLRRAGITIARNYPERKDIINAVIITYIDMPSAEYPEKINTFQVTLASDRYSTYAIMNYPRLNSNNATVGVSDPFCRWEEFVNPKNSNQLSLTSNINQTGVYVYKLTQRCIQTYGYSFVNNRDYGQLRNSKITFHDVVDGVLKVDLYLYKLSNKYLQDVHFNLSIYVGKNADMHNRYREANEPALLKRATKDVRDYNNNSFVASQGYLMAFRDKRYTLENVWTFQIYIVRGIDDSFYCLFIFTTGRQISITSNFKESKSIHASLPNDWMKNWYFVNKDLQLGSAYAFKKNFNDLTKKLEFYKQNGNEDVSDKQIYYFNSSTLDMRKTYNYFAYENEEVFNRMMGKIYFKVTDNFYIAFYFYIDYDMGDFDRYPLDVSAMHRRNALDKNTREKVREDIQKVSNITFYPEEVLVLTFFLTGEGGFNSKFQLAIARNGETIYVIVQSDSYKHFVHYAMIYKYCKHIGSISAISRNNVFLLTNTTCHPPVIYPYHFSGSTSVHPYSRGMSGGVDRIKFSPAIPFFSSKTSTVWYTQYGTLFDDKSSNVPTKNHQTDFEKFPFQGIVLAVFKGVRWHSFDYGTTEELPLRAQADEDIKKFTNESFKSTQLSFFTFGYGNNEYSQVVLATDKKQLYGIFNFARSSYKEGLVGFGEDFCGWKNYASGWESSQLGRTSNIGVPGRHVMRLSSDNCNKTVLFPYGPNVGDVEMQRGDNYVEVMKLNTSFPGFEKSLYISTNGVVSPMLNTSVEIDYHREMMDYPYVAIAPFHGDFDTSHSGHIYYRESRDPELLRQINESITKSQMVYSPVTHALVISFVDIPNHDSPQERNTFQIVIAHNASQDVYMVFKYTHLDSTKGSAFWKYCGENNLLDRSIFHYTENPSTLVGGSNPNANVAGEYWFHSKIACRAQTVLQDLKPVRIGHDFIKVMWKMTAVDDVQWMRLHEFGSFENKTKVFCIHSKRTSYQINYLAPGQTYDIEVFSRVVPFTLRRYVGLYGISTLPIAGVRNVFVTQQKTGGKLHWSVNQELFVDVFNVQVIVNHTSTDFDGSFEYNFTLWDGTYEFNGTIGSVHSFEITLWFHDEASPPAIYSYTLKGNKNDSKLDIIISIASVSVCLIIALILRYRYQRKKLKRKANRFLLARGNKKLDPDRSILEQCNNLSYDPKFEFPRNNISLLRVLGEGAFGQVWMASAHGIEWLRPRRKNKGSIVKKMFSRNNRKTIVAVKSLKASATENEYKDLANELKLLIHIGEHRNIVNLLGACTKDDDLLVILEFCSKGALLSYIRLRRDDFKPTWYRNEDEIVNFFLLTRIGVQIADGMSFLEEKKCVHRDLAARNILLTDDMTVKVADFGLARDTTGENYYHKKTEGMLPIKWMAPEAIIEQKYTSKSDVWSFGILLWEIFTLGSTPYPTIKNSDILHYIKSGERLESPKDCPEDIYKVMLDCWSHTTEARPNFLDVRNEIDGILTSNEQSVFSKTTMASVYNLDYRKTGKSQTEASNKYTKEMPSYNIDKEEEEETNGDEDDGNGTLYLTLGGDDEKNIGEVNSSFNMDEQPYANQLELTTDDSYLILKKSDFTGNSVDTKGPADVQEDADESDLRLTTENTQFENTFEIQGEEKKRITWKDIEDGETSQREIENVTELEVKCVDKIATYANLQEDEGRLNTGSNKMGEFEIEMKTYGDVFCGPTNEPIKNQDDNAEQLEDTSSKEADGKIDHFVDNDAIENASQQQIKNLNVAETSLTDNEVKHIVEMHYHALDVDDIKERLRPAEIENEEQCNSKNEIKEDKENKVEANEESNTNHDVNDCHTKDKNTNGSDDKKTKVKTYVEGEVETNVEGEFETNVEGEVETNVEGEVETNVEGEVEKNVEGEVEKNVEGEVETNVEGEVEKNVEGKGEKNVEGEVEKNVEGEVETNVEGEVETNVERKDDTNVERKDDTNVERN is encoded by the exons ATGATTCCGTTTCTTTTAATCTTGCTGTTTGGAAAAAGTTTTTCTATGCAAG AACTGTTTCCTTATGGGTATCATGAAGGAGATGCTCGACTTTGCAAGAATATGGAAAGACtggatttaaaattttcaatgaAGTTATTTTATCACGAACATGAGAAGATTTac ATACATCAAGATGGCATTATCTCTATCAATAAACCGTTGTCTGATGGTATAGGTTTGTTATCAGATAAGACTGTGTTAGCGATTTACTACAAACCAGTAAACAGATGTCTTGGTGGAGATATTTATTATCGTGAGGAACATAAGCCCACTTTGCTCAGACGAGCTGGAATAACAATCGCAAGAAATTATCCTGAGCGGAAAGATATTATTAATGCGGTTATAATAACCTACATTGACATGCCTTCGGCAGAATATCCCGAGAAAATTAATACATTTCAAGTTACTCTTGCATCGGATCGCTATAGTACTTACGCCATTATGAACTATCCTCGTTTGAACTCAAACAACGCTACTGTTGGTGTTTCTGATCCATTTTGCAGATGGGAGGAATTTGTCAATCCAAAGAACAGCAATCAATTATCATTGACATCGAACATCAATCAAACCGGTGTTTATGTTTACAAGCTGACTCAGAGATGCATCCAAACAT atGGCTATTCATTTGTTAATAACAGAGACTATGGACAATTACGAAATTCTAAAATCACATTCCATGATGTTGTAGACGGTGTCTTAAAG GTCGACTTGTACCTCTACAAACTTTCCAACAAGTATCTACAAGATGTTCACTTTAATTTATCAATCTATGTTGGAAAAAATGCAGATATGCATAATCGCTACAGAGAGGCAAATGAACCTGCACTACTGAAGAGAGCAACGAAAGATGTCCGTGACTACAATAATAACTCTTTTGTAGCCAGTCAAGGCTATTTAATGGCATTTAGGGACAAACGTTACACACTTGAAAATGTCTGGACCTTTCAAATTTACATAGTACGTGGTATTGATGACTCATTTTACTGTCTTTTCATCTTTACTACTGGCAGACAAATCAGCAtcacttcaaattttaaagagtcTAAATCGATTCATGCGAGTTTGCCAAACGATTGGATGAAGAACTGGTACTTTGTTAACAAGGACTTGCAACTGGGCAGTGCCTATGCATTCAAGAAGAATTTCAATGATCTGACAAAGAAACTTG aaTTCTACAAGCAAAATGGCAATGAAGATGTTTCAGATAAACAAATTTACTATTTTAATTCATCCACTTTGGATATGAGAAAGACCTATAACTATTTCGCATATGAG AACGAGGAAGTTTTCAACAGAATGATGGGGAAAATCTATTTCAAAGTTACAGATAATTTTTAT ATTGCTTTCTACTTTTACATTGATTACGACATGGGTGATTTTGACCGATATCCTTTAGACGTTAGCGCTATGCATCGTAGAAACGCATTAGATAAAAACACAAGAGAAAAAGTCCGTGAAGATATTCAAAAAGTATCGAATATAACCTTCTATCCAGAGGAAGTTTTGGTGTTGACATTTTTTCTGACTGGAGAAGGAGGGTTTAATTCAAAATTTCAACTCGCAATCGCTAGAAATGGAGAAACTATATATGTTATTGTTCAAAGTGACTCGTACAAACACTTTGTCCACTATGCAATGATATATAAGTACTGTAAACACATAGGAAGTATTTCAGCTATCTCCAGAAACAATGTGTTTTTACTAACAAACACCACTTGCCATCCACCAG TTATCTATCCTTATCACTTTTCTGGATCAACTTCTGTTCATCCGTACTCGAGAGGCATGTCAGGCGGTGTTGACAGGATTAAATTCTCCCCTGCCATCCCCTTTTTCTCATCAAAGACAAGTACAGTTTGG tataCCCAGTACGGCACCCTTTTCGATGATAAATCTTCAAACGTGCCGACAAAAAACCATCAAACAGATTTTGAAAAATTCCCTTTTCAAGGCATTGTATTAGCTGTGTTTAAAGGAGTTCGGTGGCATAGTTTCGATTATGGTACAACAGAGGAGCTACCTTTACGAGCTCAAGCAGATGAAGATATAAAAAAGTTCACAAATGAAAGTTTTAAATCAACTCAACTCTCCTTCTTTACATTTGGATATGGAAACAACGAATACTCGCAGGTTGTACTAGCGACAGATAAGAAACAGTTATATGGAATTTTTAATTTCGCCAGAAGTAGTTATAAGGAAGGATTGGTTGGTTTTGGGGAAGACTTCTGCGGCTGGAAAAATTATGCTTCAGGATGGGAAAGCAGTCAGTTGGGAAGAACATCAAACATTGGTGTGCCAGGAAGACATGTCATGCGATTAAGTTCTGATAACTGTAACAAAACAG TTCTGTTTCCATATGGACCAAATGTTGGAGATGTAGAAATGCAGCGAGGTGATAATTATGTGGAAGTGATGAAGCTAAATACATCATTCCCGGGTTTTGAGAAGTCACTTTAT ATTAGTACAAATGGTGTTGTGTCACCAATGCTTAATACGTCAGTTGAAATTGATTATCATAGAGAAATGATGGATTATCCTTATGTTGCCATCGCACCATTTCATGGAGATTTTGATACATCTCATAGTGGACACATTTATTACAGAGAATCAAGAGATCCTGAGTTATTAAGACAAATAAACGAATCTATTACAAAATCACAAATGGTTTATTCTCCAGTGACGCATGCGTTAGTCATATCTTTTGTTGATATACCCAATCATGATTCACCCCAAGAACGAAATACATTCCAAATAGTAATAGCCCACAATGCATCGCAAGATGTTTATATGGTTTTTAAGTACACACATTTAGATAGCACAAAGGGTTCGGCATTCTGGAAATACTGTGGAGAAAATAATTTGTTAGATCGAAGTATATTCCATTATACAGAAAACCCGTCGACGCTAGTTGGAGGGTCAAATCCAAATGCAAATGTAGCGGGGGAATATTGGTTTCACAGCAAAATCGCTTGTC gTGCTCAAACAGTACTACAGGACTTAAAACCAGTCCGGATTGGACATGATTTCATCAAAGTGATGTGGAAGATGACCGCTGTTGATGATGTGCAATGGATGCGACTTCATGAATTTGgaagttttgaaaataaaacaaaagtattTTGTATTCATAGCAAAAGAACATCCTATCAAATTAACTATCTGGCTCCTGGTCAAACCTATGATATTGAGGTCTTCTCAAGAGTAGTACCTTTTACGCTTCGAAGATATGTTGGATTGTATGGCATCTCAACTCTTCCAATTG CGGGCGTTCGTAATGTATTTGTGACACAACAGAAAACTGGAGGGAAACTTCATTGGTCTGTAAATCAAGAATTGTTCGTGGATGTTTTTAATGTTCAAGTCATCGTTAACCACACTTCCACAGATTTTGATGGATCGTTCGAGTATAACTTTACTTTGTGGGATGGTACATATGAATTTAATGGAACTATAGGTTCAGTACATAGCTTTGAGATAACATTGTGGTTTCATGATGAAGCAAGTCCCCCTGCAATATACTCATATACGCTGAAAG gaAACAAAAACGATTCAAAGTTGGACATTATCATATCAATCGCTTCTGTCTCTGTTTGTCTCATCATTGCGCTCATCTTGAGGTATCGTTACCAAAGAAAAAAGCTGAAACGAAAGGCGAATCGATTTCTTTTAGCACGTGGAAATAAGAAG TTGGATCCTGATCGAAGTATTCTTGAACAATGCAACAACTTAAGCTACGACCCAAAATTTgaatttccaagaaataacatttcacTGCTGCGAGTTCTTGGAGAAGGTGCATTTGGACAAGTATGGATGGCCTCTGCACATGGAATAGAATGGTTAAGACCAAGAAGAAAGAACAAAGGGAGTATAGTGAAAAAAATGTTCTCgagaaataacagaaaaacTATTGTAGCCGTTAAATCATTAAAAG CTAGCGCAACtgagaatgaatacaaagatcTGGCAAACGAATTGAAACTTTTGATTCACATTGGTGAACATAGAAACATTGTAAACCTCCTTGGTGCTTGCACAAAAGACGACGATCTGCTAGTAATACTGGAATTTTGCTCGAAGGGTGCTTTACTAAGCTATATTCGATTGCGTCGCGATGATTTCAAACCAACATGGTATCGTAATGAGGATGAGATTGTGAACTTTTTTTTACTAACTAGGATTGGTGTGCAAATTGCTGATGGGATGAGCTTcctagaagaaaaaaaa TGTGTGCATCGAGATTTAGCGGCAAGAAACATTCTGTTGACTGATGATATGACTGTAAAAGTGGCAGATTTCGGTCTTGCGAGAGACACTACTGGGGAGAATTACTACCACAAGAAAACTGAGGGGATGCTTCCCATTAAATGGATGGCACCAGAAGCAATTATTGAGCAGAAATACACTTCGAAGAGTGACGT ATGGTCTTTCGGTATACTTTTATGGGAGATTTTTACACTCGGATCAACACCATATCCAACCATAAAAAATTCTGACATACTGCATTACATTAAAAGCGGAGAGAGGCTTGAAAGTCCGAAGGATTGTCCAGAAGATATCTATAAAGTGATGTTGGATTGTTGGTCGCATACCACTGAAGCAAGACCAAACTTTCTTGATGTAAGAAATGAGATTGACGGTATCCTAACAAGCAAC GAACAAAGTGTTTTCTCGAAGACGACGATGGCAAGTGTTTATAATTTGGATTATCGAAAGACAGGAAAGTCGCAAACAGAAGCGTCAAATAAATATACAAAGGAAATGCCAAG TTATAACATtgataaagaagaagaagaagaaactaACGGTGACGAGGACGACGGTAATGGCACCTTATACTTGACTCTTGGTGGAGATGATGAGAAGAATATTGGTGAAGTCAACAGTTCTTTCAACATGGATGAACAACCGTACGCAAACCAACTTGAACTAACCACGGATGATTCGTACCTAATTCTAAAGAAAAGCGACTTTACAGGTAACAGTGTCGACACGAAGGGACCTGCTGACGTTCAAGAGGACGCCGATGAGTCGGATCTTCGACTGACAACAGAAAATACTCAATTTGAGAATACCTTTGAAATACAGGgagaagagaaaaaaagaataacATGGAAAGATATAGAAGATGGCGAAACTTCACAAAGAGAGATCGAAAATGTTACCGAACTAGAAGTTAAATGTGTAGATAAAATCGCAACATATGCAAATCTGCAAGAAGACGAAGGTAGACTCAATACAGGAAGTAATAAAATGGGAGAATTTGAAATAGAAATGAAGACATACGGAGATGTGTTTTGTGGACCGACAAATGAGCCAATCAAAAATCAAGATGATAATGCTGAACAACTTGAAGATACATCCAGCAAAGAGGCTGATGGTAAAATTGATCATTTTGTGGATAATGATGCCATTGAAAATGCATCTCAGCAACagatcaaaaatttaaatgttgcaGAAACGAGCTTAACAGATAATGAAGTTAAACACATAGTTGAGATGCATTACCATGCATTGGATGTTGATGACATAAAGGAGAGATTGCGTCCTGCCGAAATTGAAAATGAAGAACAATGCAACAGCAAAAATGAGATAAAAGAAGATAAGGAAAACAAAGTTGAGGCAAACGAGGAATCTAATACCAATCACGACGTAAATGATTGTCACACTAAAGACAAGAATACAAATGGATctgatgataaaaaaacaaaagtaaagaCATATGTCGAGGGAGAAGTTGAGACGAATGTCGAGGGAGAATTTGAGACGAATGTCGAGGGAGAAGTTGAGACGAATGTCGAGGGAGAAGTTGAGACGAATGTCGAGGGAGAAGTTGAGAAGAATGTCGAGGGAGAAGTTGAGAAGAATGTCGAGGGAGAAGTTGAGACGAATGTCGAGGGAGAAGTTGAGAAGAATGTCGAGGGAAAAGGTGAGAAGAATGTCGAGGGAGAAGTTGAGAAGAATGTCGAGGGAGAAGTTGAGACGAATGTCGAGGGAGAAGTTGAGACGAATGTTGAACGAAAGGATGATACAAATGTCGAACGAAAAGATGATACAAATGTCGAACGAAATTAA